The Calliphora vicina chromosome 3, idCalVici1.1, whole genome shotgun sequence genome contains a region encoding:
- the LOC135955664 gene encoding uncharacterized protein LOC135955664 has protein sequence MGKSDNLDKFEMMAKLFLEFEKDYHEMPQESRNSFTVDIQKEEFKSLWEKVKDAYEFFITSKPMLDSDEHCDQATRLFKECRLAYITVAALMGELSQSFVNKSILTSTQYGQGPSESSATVVNNRSSHHMKLPPCTMEVFTGDYKSWPSFRDMFTAVYINCDDLTGVEKLFYLRQFTSGESLEIVKNSPLTNEGFANAWKNLTEAYENKRILVNSQLKILFNLVPVKTESAKEIKRLQRDINNCMSVLNLHGIDISTWDPIFVYLCSINLPVLTLSLWEQNVKNKKEIPKWSQMDTFLTDRFQSLETVFDIRNGGQIKTDFENSGHSSRNKSTRDNRVNNNNNCKFSAERVRTFQAKVSKQSCALCSENHLLRLCSKFIEMNPGERFLVVKKNNLCINCLGNGHKLDSCGSKYGCLICKLKHNTMLHREVTSSSNSDSSQERPSTSQAATQSRTIQNCFATAKQQVLLGTAMVTILSRGEVFSARALIDSGSQATFISERLQKKLNLPISNISAKVSGLNGALAGSVQKQCSFVLGSDKDPCFRLEINGLVLPKLTGKLPVDSVDVSKFSLSDLELADPNFAKSCQIDILIGGDNYPRIMLDGVRKNVIGNLMAQETHFGWILTGPLSSTGQEVYTTTVSYFTDVSLDKQLEKFWILEEPPQFSSITPEDKYCEDHFKRNVRRTPQGRYMVSLPFKTQYVENRCLGHSREKARKQFLRNEVSLSKNLDLKKEYDNVLGEYEVLNHMVETKFVESESSRSFYLPHHAVFKPESSSTKVRVVFNASARSSSGLSLNDILYPGPILQNDLMLLITRWRFYRYVFNGDIEKMYRQILVDPKETKLQRIVFRRKSNEDLKEYELKTVTFGVNCAPFLAIRTLLQLAEDVEDKWPLASKILRHMMYVDDALAGAHEISLAVKARDQLILALSSAGFSMRKWTSNNERILQGISKEDLLNENFLEINDESVAKTLGIRWNARTDRFYFSTSAFSSKERFTKREVLSTIAKLFDPAGWLGPIVVIAKILMQQIWSEKTKWDDDISEAALIKWKQFLCDYPAINDIQIYRWIGFKPSTTLEVHGFCDASEKAYGACIYIRVYDDESIINSNLLIAKSRVAPLKTISLPRLELCGALLLSDLLQTVRKEFKLEKNQTKFYTWSDSMIVLAWLQKPPNSWTTFVANRVSKIITRTGNECWRHINSKDNPADLISRGIRPQDLVNNSLWWNGPSWLCSPQNFWLSPSSRDFGTSEEQRVHKVFFSYFESYTDLLEHFSSYARALRVMAYVYRAIDRILKVNKDWITTLEVSSEELNLVKEKLIIIAQKVEFAHEYYELSCRKSLTKSKVLNLNPFLDERGLMRVGGRLANAPNLQYNEKFPILLPSSCHFAKILVKFIHEITLHGGNQLMLRVLRTQFFIPRAKNLIKTVIGRCKTCTIRKKQTQSQIMAALPTARTVISRPFTTTGVDFTGPFEIKNYTGRACLITKGYVCVFICFATKAIHLEAVSSLSTPAFLGAFSRFISRRGCPRNMYSDNGTNFVGASRVLQTEFRCFLRDVGAEVNASYAHQGIKWHFNPASAPHMGGLWESGVKSFKHHFRRIAGGLKYTFEEFSTLLARIESCLNSRPLCPLSDSFECLDCLTPGHFLTGGPLLAPPEVEVLERPISVINRWQRVKALNQRLCSRWKDEYLKDLQKRNKWKFALKDLEVGDMVVIKEDNMPTNEWRLGRVEKLHRGKDGHVRVVGVKTARGSIIRPVVKLVVLPTY, from the coding sequence ATGGGTAAATCCGATAATTTAGACAAATTTGAAATGATGGCAAAATTATTTCTCGAATTTGAGAAAGATTACCACGAAATGCCACAGGAAAGTAGGAACTCATTTACTGTAGACATTCAGAAAGAAGAATTTAAATCTTTATGGGAGAAGGTAAAAGATGCCTATGAGTTTTTTATTACAAGTAAGCCCATGTTAGATTCTGATGAGCATTGTGATCAAGCAACACGGCTTTTTAAAGAATGTAGATTGGCCTACATTACTGTGGCTGCTCTAATGGGTGAGCTGTCGCAATCTTTTGTTAATAAATCGATTCTTACCTCTACGCAATATGGTCAAGGACCTAGCGAATCTTCAGCCACTGTGGTGAATAATAGATCCAGCCATCATATGAAATTGCCACCATGCACGATGGAGGTTTTTACAGGCGATTATAAATCATGGCCATCTTTTCGGGATATGTTCACCGCAGTTTACATTAATTGTGATGATCTAACTGGcgttgaaaaacttttttatttgagaCAGTTTACTTCTGGTGAATCActagaaattgtaaaaaattcccCATTGACAAATGAAGGTTTTGCAAACGCATGGAAAAATTTAACTGAGGCTTATGAGAACAAGAGAATTTTAGTGAATAGTCAACTAAAGATTCTATTTAATCTTGTACCCGTTAAGACTGAATCTGCAAAAGAGATAAAAAGGCTACAAAGGGACATCAATAATTGCATGTCTGTCCTAAATTTACACGGCATAGATATTTCGACTTGGGATCCAATCTTTGTATATCTTTGTTCCATAAATTTGCCTGTCCTTACCTTGTCATTATGggaacaaaatgttaaaaataaaaaggagATTCCTAAATGGTCTCAAATGGACACATTTTTAACCGATCGTTTTCAGTCTTTGGAAACTGTCTTTGACATAAGGAATGGTGGTCAAATAAAGACAGATTTCGAGAATTCTGGGCATTCTTCTAGAAATAAATCGACAAGAGACAATAGggttaataacaataataattgcAAATTTTCTGCTGAAAGAGTTAGAACCTTTCAGGCAAAGGTCTCGAAACAATCCTGTGCTTTGTGTTCGGAGAATCATTTATTAAGATTGTGTTCAAAGTTTATTGAAATGAATCCAGGGGAAAGGTTTTTGGTGGTGAAGAAAAATAATCTTTGTATCAATTGTTTAGGTAATGGCCATAAATTGGATAGTTGTGGTAGTAAATATGGTTGCTTAATATGCAAATTGAAACATAATACTATGTTACACAGGGAAGTTACGAGCTCGTCGAATAGTGATAGTAGCCAAGAAAGACCAAGTACCAGTCAAGCAGCGACACAGAGTCGAACAATCCAAAATTGTTTTGCAACTGCCAAACAACAAGTATTATTGGGAACGGCCATGGTAACTATTTTATCCCGTGGTGAAGTTTTTTCTGCAAGAGCTTTGATTGATTCTGGTTCTCAGGCTACTTTCATTTCGGAAAGACTGCAGAAAAAGCTTAATTTGCCTATTAGTAACATCAGCGCTAAAGTATCTGGATTGAATGGTGCATTAGCAGGTTCTGTTCAGAAGCAATGTTCGTTTGTTCTGGGCTCTGATAAAGATCCATGTTTTAGATTGGAGATAAATGGTCTCGTTTTGCCAAAATTAACTGGGAAACTACCCGTGGATTCAGTGGACGTGTCCAAGTTCTCCCTATCGGATTTAGAACTAGCAGATccaaattttgcaaaaagttgtcaaattgatattttgatTGGTGGTGATAACTATCCTAGAATCATGCTCGATGGTGTTAGGAAAAATGTAATAGGGAATTTGATGGCTCAAGAAACCCATTTTGGTTGGATTTTGACGGGTCCCCTTTCTAGTACTGGACAAGAAGTTTACACCACAACCGTTTCATATTTCACGGATGTCAGTTTGGACAAACAGCTTGAGAAATTTTGGATTTTGGAAGAGCCACCACAATTTTCTTCAATTACTCCTGAAGATAAATATTGTGAAGATCATTTCAAAAGAAATGTGAGAAGAACTCCTCAGGGACGATATATGGTTTCGTTACCGTTCAAAACACAATATGTAGAAAATAGATGTTTAGGGCATTCGCGGGAAAAGgcaagaaaacaatttttgcgGAACGAAGTTTcgttaagtaaaaatttagacTTAAAGAAGGAATATGATAATGTTTTAGGTGAATATGAAGTATTGAATCATATGGTCGAAACTAAATTTGTTGAATCAGAATCTTCTAGAAGCTTTTATTTGCCACACCATGCGGTTTTTAAACCTGAAAGTTCTTCAACAAAAGTAAGAGTGGTTTTTAATGCTTCTGCCCGCAGTTCTTCTGGCTTAAGCCTTAATGACATTTTGTACCCTGGACcaattttacaaaatgattTGATGTTGTTGATAACAAGATGGCGCTTTTATCGGTATGTTTTTAATggtgatattgagaaaatgtatCGCCAAATTTTAGTTGATCCTAAGGAAACAAAATTGCAAAGAATTGTGTTCCGCAGAAAATCCAATGAAGATTTAAAAGAGTATGAGTTGAAAACCGTTACTTTCGGTGTTAATTGTGCACCTTTTTTGGCAATTAGGACTTTGCTTCAATTAGCTGAAGACGTAGAAGATAAATGGCCCTTAGCATCCAAAATTTTACGACACATGATGTATGTGGACGATGCTTTAGCAGGAGCGCACGAAATTTCTTTAGCTGTAAAAGCTCGCGATCAACTTATCTTAGCTCTGTCATCTGCTGGGTTTTCTATGAGGAAATGGACATCAAATAATGAGCGAATTCTTCAAGGTATTTCGAAAGAAGAtcttttgaatgaaaattttttggaaattaatgaCGAAAGCGTAGCTAAAACATTGGGTATACGGTGGAATGCGAGAACTGacagattttatttttccactTCCGCATTCTCTTCAAAAGAAAGGTTTACAAAAAGGGAGGTCTTATCCACTATTGCTAAGCTTTTTGATCCAGCTGGATGGTTAGGACCAATAGTAGTAATAGCAAAAATACTGATGCAGCAAATATGGAGCGAAAAAACTAAATGGGATGATGATATTTCAGAGGCTGCCTTAATAAAATGGAAACAATTTCTTTGTGATTACCCAGCAATAAATGATATTCAGATTTATCGCTGGATTGGTTTTAAGCCTTCGACAACTCTTGAGGTACATGGATTTTGTGATGCTTCGGAGAAAGCATATGGGGCTTGTATTTATATTCGGGTTTATGATGATGAAAgtataataaattcaaatttactaaTAGCTAAATCTAGGGTTGCCCCACTTAAAACTATTTCGTTACCCCGTCTTGAGCTTTGTGGAGCTCTTTTGTTATCAGACCTGTTGCAAACTGTTCGAAAAGAATTTAAGTTAGAAAAGAATCAAACAAAGTTTTACACTTGGAGTGACTCGATGATTGTTTTAGCATGGCTGCAAAAACCTCCTAATTCGTGGACAACATTTGTGGCTAATagagtttctaaaattattaCCAGAACTGGAAATGAATGTTGGAGACATATAAACTCTAAAGATAATCCTGCTGATCTAATAAGTCGTGGTATTCGTCCACAAGACTTAGTTAACAACTCCCTTTGGTGGAATGGTCCATCATGGCTTTGTTCTCCCCAGAATTTTTGGCTATCTCCATCATCGAGAGATTTTGGTACAAGTGAGGAGCAAAGAGTACATaaagtttttttctcatattttgaATCGTATACGGATcttttagaacatttttcgTCATACGCAAGAGCTCTTAGAGTAATGGCTTACGTATATAGAGCTAttgatagaattttaaaagttaataaaGATTGGATTACTACTTTAGAGGTATCATCTGAGGAACTGAATTTAGTAAAAGAGAAACTAATTATAATCGCACAAAAAGTTGAGTTTGCCCATGAATATTATGAACTTTcatgtagaaaatctttaactAAAAGTAAAGTACTAAATCTAAATCCTTTTTTGGACGAAAGGGGTTTAATGAGGGTAGGAGGTCGTTTGGCAAATGCTCCAAATTTGCAATACAATGaaaaatttcccattttattaCCAAGCAGCTGTCATTTTGCTAAAATTCTTGTGAAATTTATTCACGAAATTACTTTACATGGTGGTAATCAGCTAATGTTAAGAGTATTAAGGACACAATTTTTCATACCTCGggctaaaaatttgataaagaCTGTGATTGGTCGGTGTAAGACATGTACAATTAGGAAAAAGCAGACACAGAGTCAGATTATGGCAGCACTTCCTACAGCTCGTACCGTTATCTCTCGTCCTTTTACCACGACTGGCGTGGACTTTACTGGACCTTTCGAAATTAAGAATTATACTGGCCGAGCCTGTTTAATAACAAAAGGatatgtttgtgtttttatttgcttcgCTACAAAAGCAATCCATTTAGAAGCCGTTAGCAGCTTATCAACTCCAGCGTTCTTGGGAGCATTTTCTAGATTTATTTCCCGTCGTGGTTGTCCTAGGAATATGTATTCAGATAATGGGACTAATTTTGTTGGAGCATCTAGAGTACTACaaactgaatttcgttgttttCTTCGTGATGTAGGTGCCGAAGTAAATGCGAGTTATGCACACCAAGGTATTAAATGGCATTTCAACCCTGCTAGCGCTCCCCATATGGGTGGATTATGGGAATCAggtgttaaaagttttaaacacCATTTTCGAAGGATTGCAGGAGGTTTAAAATATACCTTTGAGGAATTCTCTACATTACTAGCTCGAATTGAATCTTGTCTTAATTCGAGACCCTTGTGTCCATTATCCGACAGTTTTGAATGTTTAGATTGTTTGACCCCAGGCCATTTTCTTACTGGCGGACCACTACTTGCTCCCCCAGAAGTTGAAGTTTTGGAACGTCCAATTTCGGTTATAAATCGTTGGCAGAGAGTTAAAGCGTTAAATCAACGATTATGTTCTAGATGGAAGGATGAGTATCTGAAAGATCTCCAAAAACGAAATAAGTGGAAATTCGCACTGAAAGATCTGGAAGTCGGCGATATGGTAGTTATTAAGGAAGATAACATGCCGACTAATGAATGGCGTTTAGGTCGGGTAGAAAAATTACATAGGGGTAAGGATGGCCACGTTAGAGTTGTAGGGGTAAAAACAGCACGAGGCTCAATAATAAGACCAGTTGTGAAGCTCGTAGTTCTTCCAACTTATTAG